The Pelmatolapia mariae isolate MD_Pm_ZW linkage group LG10_11, Pm_UMD_F_2, whole genome shotgun sequence genome includes a region encoding these proteins:
- the LOC134637687 gene encoding protein rapunzel-like: protein MMDEEIIEEKAKLKQGLVKVLQCVATISSAAAVVNPIFGVAGSLIRVVLHHIDDEDIRTLKREFASVNRGLDQLSQLNRSTLVQIKKETLDGQYNQVEENLKHQFRKFMEMVEARPEHRERKKDDFEESYANDLGDQNLHTLYDGVVGKRKLFSRPILEVYLKYSQGDRQTMERLCTRLTYLFCIGLIALMGYAAVIGDDEEGLSEEWAEKMEHVQEKMQEALSRCK from the coding sequence ATGATGGATGAGGAGATCATCGAAGAGAAGGCCAAGCTGAAGCAGGGTCTGGTCAAAGTGCTTCAGTGTGTGGCCACCATctcttcagctgctgctgtaGTTAACCCCATCTTTGGTGTTGCCGGTTCCCTGATCCGGGTGGTGCTGCACCACATTGATGATGAAGACATTCGTACTCTGAAGCGCGAGTTTGCGTCAGTCAACCGAGGGCTGGACCAGCTCTCCCAGCTGAACCGCAGCACGCTTGTGCAGATCAAGAAGGAAACGCTGGACGGCCAGTACAATCAGGTTGAAGAGAACCTGAAGCACCAGTTCAGAAAGTTCATGGAGATGGTGGAGGCACGGCCGGAGCACCGCGAGCGCAAAAAAGACGACTTTGAGGAGAGTTACGCCAACGATCTGGGTGACCAGAACCTGCACACGCTGTACGACGGCGTGGTGGGGAAACGCAAGCTGTTCAGTAGACCCATCCTGGAGGTCTACTTGAAATACTCGCAAGGCGATCGCCAGACAATGGAGCGACTGTGCACGCGCCTCACCTACCTGTTCTGCATCGGGCTCATCGCCCTCATGGGGTACGCGGCCGTCATCGGAGACGACGAGGAGGGCCTGAGCGAGGAGTGGGCTGAGAAGATGGAGCACGTACAGGAGAAAATGCAGGAAGCTCTTAGCAGGTGCAAGTGA
- the LOC134637686 gene encoding protein rapunzel-like encodes MTNPLEKVVAQKKEAIEAVMDMFQRGAEVLASAVGELFPLCEAAAPVLRLALDNVQSKEVFYVKEQFLTVKNKLDVLSSQLEDIDCELKKGRLDSQYFSVEENIRNQFRKYMDILEAKEQFREVKKRLFLEHFAKTGGEKNLLVLCDALMGTNCFGEPVLDVVERYVARNRRLLEDFCVRMKELLCLGLIALLGHCALTQGQEEEEEKIQEWSSKIEEVESRMKSAIESCIAAFPEQAKLDTERLLKENHEENLQGSTQQLLEFLVKKYDWVSWSVRLINHSGSSYRNWRAGEHFHHVAGQNWFEVLQVNNINLVVSYSTKPQPVPHDCIRQVMEGQGKKGNAPAVVEVLEKQLCGFVVHAVSRHKESAAAWSFPEDCHYWERHKNVAVCVHSE; translated from the exons ATGACTAATCCACTGGAGAAGGTTGTGGCCCAGAAGAAGGAGGCCATTGAGGCAGTGATGGATATGTTTCAGAGGGGGGCTGAGGTGCTGGCCAGTGCTGTGGGTGAGCTCTTTCCTCTTTGCGAGGCTGCTGCTCCTGTCCTGCGTCTGGCCTTAGATAATGTTCAGAGCAAAGAGGTCTTCTATGTCAAAGAACAGTTCCTGACAGTGAAGAACAAACTCGATGTGCTCTCGAGTCAGCTGGAAGACATAGACTGTGAGCTCAAGAAGGGAAGACTGGACTCCCAGTACTTCTCTGTTGAGGAGAACATTCGGAACCAGTTCAGGAAGTATATGGATATACTGGAAGCAAAAGAGCAGTTCAgggaggtgaagaagagacTATTTTTGGAGCACTTTGCCAAAACTGGAGGAGAGAAGAACCTGCTTGTGCTCTGTGATGCTCTCATGGGGACTAACTGCTTTGGTGAGCCCGTTTTAGATGTGGTAGAAAG gTATGTGGCACGGAACCGCCGCCTTCTGGAAGATTTCTGTGTTCGGATGAAGGAGCTTCTCTGCTTGGGTCTGATTGCTCTTCTGGGTCACTGTGCCTTAACACAGGGccaagaagaagaggaggaaaaaatcCAAGAGTGGAGCAGCAAAATTGAAGAAGTTGAATCCAGGATGAAGTCAGCCATTGAGTCTTGCATTGCTGCTTTCCCAGAACAAGCAAAATTAGACACCGAACGTCTCCTGAAGGAAAACCATGAAGAGAATCTTCAGGGTTCAACTCAGCAGCTTTTAGAGTTCTTGGTGAAAAAGTACGACTGGGTCAGCTGGTCAGTGCGGCTAATCAACCATTCAGGCAGCAGCTATCGAAACTGGCGAGCAGGGGAGCATTTTCACCATGTGGCAGGGCAGAACTGGTTCGAAGTGCTCCAGGTGAACAACATCAACCTGGTGGTGTCCTACAGCACCAAACCGCAGCCTGTGCCCCACGACTGTATCAGGCAGGTGATGGAGGGTCAGGGGAAGAAGGGAAATGCCCCAGCTGTGGTGGAGGTGTTGGAGAAGCAGCTGTGCGGGTTTGTTGTTCATGCAGTCAGTCGTCACAAGGAGTCCGCGGCTGCGTGGAGCTTTCCGGAAGACTGTCATTACTGGGAGAGGCACAAGaatgtggctgtgtgtgtgcactcagAGTAA